The Streptomyces nigra genome includes the window GAGCGCATGAGTGTGCACGCCCTGGAGAACTGCCGCACCGGGCGCGTCCGCCGGCACCAGGAGACCGGCGTCCTCGTCGCCGAACTGCTCTTCGGCACCCGGCTCCGGGCGGGTGAGACGCACCTCTTCCGGTACGGCGTGGAGGACGGCACGGCCGACGTCTCCCACGAGTACGCGCGGGGCTTCCCGCTCGCGGGCGGGCAGTACGCCCTCCAGGTCCGCTTCGCCGAGAACGCCGTCCCCCTGCACTGTCACCGCTTCTCCCAGCACTCGGCCGCGGCGCCCCGCGGTGGCCGGCAGCGGCTGGTCCTGAGCGCCCAGCACCGGTCCGTCCACCTCGTCGAGCAGCGGGTACGGACGGGGATCGTGGGCATCGGGTGGGCCTGGGAGTGAGCACCCTGCGCCGCCTGCTCGGTCGTCAGGATCGGGAGGAGCTACGGGAAGGCCCGGCCGCCGAGTGACGTAAACGCTTGCGCAAGCGTTTACGTCGTCCGGTTCCGTGCGGTACCTTCCCGGATGGAAGCAGCCAGGGCGGCCACGATGTGCCCTGCCCGTGCTGAGATCGCACCGGTCACGAGCGGGAGGAGCCGCCATGGCGACCATGGCCGATGTCGCGCGCAGCGCGGGTGTGTCCGTGGCGACCGTCTCCCACGTCCTGAACGGCACCCGGCCCGTGCTGTCCCACACCCGCCAGGCGGTGCTGGACGCGGTGGACGAGCTCGGCTACACGCCGAACACCCTCGCGCGCTCCCTGGTGACCTCCCGCACCCGCTCCATCGGGCTCGCGGTGTCGGCGATCAGCAATCCCTACTTCACGGAAATCCTCCAGGGCATCGAGGCCGCGGCCCTGGAGCACGGGTACAGCCTGCTCATCGCCGACCCGCACGACGATCCGCGCCATGAGCGCAAGGTCGTGCAGCTGCTGCACGAGCGCCGGGTCGACGGCATGATCGTGGCGCCGTCGCCCGACCCGGGCGAGCTCCTCGCCTACCTGGGCCGTCACAAGGTGCCGACCGTCCTGCTGGACCGGGTGGTCGATCTTCCGGCGGACGGCACGCTCGTCTGCGACCAGGTCTGTGCCGAGAGCGCCGGCCCCGTGGCCCGGCTCGTCACCCATCTCGCCGGGCTCGGTCACCGCCGGATCGGCATGATCGCCGGACTGCCCGGGCTGAGCACCACCGACGAGCGGCTCGCCGGGTACCGGGACGGCCTGGCCGCCGCCGGGCTCGTGTACGACGAGAGCCTGGTCGTGCACGGCGACTCCGAGTCCCCGGGCGCCGGACAGGCCACCGCCGCTCTGCTGGCTCTCGCCTCGCCGCCCACCGCGCTGGTCACCGCCAACAACGCCATGACCATCGGCGCCCTGCGCGCCCTGCGCGAGCACGGCTTGTCGGTGCCCGAGGACATCGCCCTGTGCTGCTTCGACGACTTCGCCTGGGCCGATCTGTTCTCTCCCCGGCTCACCGCGATCGCCCAGCCCAGCAGGGACATGGGCGCCGAGGCCGTCCGGGTCCTTCTTGACCGCCTCGCGGCGCCGGACGGGCCCGCCCGGGTCCTGCGTCTGCCCTGCACCTTCGTGCACCGCACTTCGTGCGGATGTGCCGAACAGCCCCTGACGTCCGTGAAAGGAACCCCCTCGTGATCGTCGTCGCCGGCGAGGCCCTGATCGATCTGGTGCCGCAGGGCACGGGCGCTCTCGCCCCGCTGCGGCCGGCGCTCGGCGGGGGCCCGTACAACACCGCCGTCGCCCTGGGCCGGCTCGGCTCCCCCACCGCCTTCTGTTCCCGGACGTCCCTCGACGCCTTCGGAGAGGCCCTGCTGGACGGGCTCCGTGAGGCCGGGGTGGATGTGTCGGCCGTGCAGCGCGGCCCGGAGCCGACCACGCTGGCCGTCGCCACTGTCGACGCCAAGGGGTCGGCCGCCTACTCCTTCTATGTCGACGGCACCGCCGACCGGCTCTTCTCGGCACCCCCGGAGCTGCCGCAGCGGACCCGCGCGGTGTCCTTCGGGACCTGTTCGCTCGTCCTGGAGCCGGGGGCGACCGCGTATGAGCAGCTGATGCGGCAGGCTGCCGCGCAAGGCGTGTTCACCGCGTTGGACCCGAACATCCGGGCGGGGCTGATACCGGACGCGGACGGCTACCGGGCCCGGTTCGAGAGCTGGCTGCCCTCGGTGTCGCTGCTCAAGCTGTCCGAGGAGGACGCGGCGTGGCTGGGCGGGACACCGCGTGAATGGCTGGCCGCGGGACCGGCGGCCGTCGTGATCACCCGGGGCGGGGACGGGCTGACCGCCTACACGCGGGACGGGGCGGTGCACTCGGTGCCGGGTGAGGCCGTCGAGGTGGTGGACACGATCGGTGCGGGCGACACCGTGAACGCGGCCCTGCTGCACGGGCTGGCCGCTCAGGACGCGCTGTCCGCCGACGCGCTCGTGGGACTGGGCGCGGAGGGTTGGACGCGGCTGCTGGGGTTCGCGGCGCGGGCTGCCGCGATCACCTGTTCCCGGGCAGGCGCGGAACCGCCGTACGCCTCCGAACTGGCGGACTTTCCCGGCTAGACGACCGGGGCTCGTCCCCTCGGTGTCTCGTGCGCTGTTGAGGAGTCAAAGTGCGGTGCGGGCCGCCGGATGAGGCCGCTGATGAGGGAACGGGCGGCGCCCCGCGGGAAGTTCCCGCGGGGCGCCGCCCGTTCCGGAATGATTTGGTCCGTCCGCGATGGGGCGGACCCACTGCTCAGGACGACTTGCGTGCCCGCGTCGTCTTCTTCGCGGTGCTCGCGGACGACGCCTTCTTCGCCGCCGTCTTCTTCGCGGTGCCGGTGGCCTTGTCGGCAGTACGGGCCGTCGCCGTCCTGCGCGTCGCCGAGTCGGCCGCGACGGTCTTCCGGGCCGTCTTGCGCGGGGCCTTCACCGAGGCCGCGTCGCTGATCCGGTCGGCGTCGAGGATCTCGCGCAGGAACTTGCCGGTGTGGCTGGCGGGGACCGCGGCGACCTCCTCGGGCGTGCCCTCGGCGACGACGAGACCGCCTCCGGCGCCGCCCTCGGGGCCCATGTCGACGAGCCAGTCGGCCGTCTTGATCACGTCCAGGTTGTGCTCGATGACGATGACCGTGTTGCCCTTGTCGACCAGGCCCGACAGGACCTTCAGCAGCTTGCTGATGTCCTCGAAGTGCAGACCGGTGGTCGGCTCGTCGAGGACGTAGACCGTGCGGCCGGTGGAGCGCTTCTGGAGCTCGCTGGCGAGCTTCACGCGCTGCGCCTCACCGCCGGACAGCGTGGTCGCCGCCTGGCCGAGCCGGACGTAGCCGAGGCCGACGTCGTTGAGCGTCTTGAGGTGCCGGTTGATCGCCGGGACGGCCTCGAAGAAGTCCATGGCCTCCTCGATCGGCATGTTCAGGACCTCGGCGATGGACTTGCCCTTGTAGTGGACCTCCAGGGTCTCCCGGTTGTACCGGGCGCCGTGGCAGACCTCGCACGGGACGTAGACGTCCGGGAGGAAGTTCATCTCGATCTTGATCGTGCCGTCGCCCGCGCAGTTCTCGCAGCGACCGCCCTTGACGTTGAAGGAGAAGCGGCCGGGCAGATAGCCGCGGACCTTCGCCTCGGTGGTCTCGGCGAACAGCTTGCGGATGTGGTCGAAGACGCCGGTGTACGTCGCCGGGTTCGACCGCGGCGTACGGCCGATGGGCGACTGGTCGACGTGCACGACCTTGTCGACCAGGTCGTCGCCGTCCACGCGCGTGTGCCGCCCGGGGACGCTGCGGGCGCCGTTCAGCTCGCGGGCCAGGTGCGTGTACAGGATGTCGTTGACCAGGGTCGACTTGCCCGAGCCGGAGACGCCGGTCACCGCGGTGAAGACGCCGAGCGGGAAGGAGACGTCGATGTCCTGGAGGTTGTTCTCCCGGGCACCGTGGACCGTGAGCTGCCGGGACGGGTCCAGCGGGCGCCGGATGTCGGGCAGCGGGATGGCCTTCTTGCCCGCCAGGTACTGGCCGGTCTGCGACTCGTCGTTGGCGAGCAGCTCCTTCAGGGAGCCGCTGTGGACGACCTTCCCGCCGTGCTCACCGGCGCCGGGGCCGATGTCGACGATCCAGTCGGCGACCTTGATGGTGTCCTCGTCGTGCTCGACGACGATGAGGGTGTTGCCCATGTCGCGCAGGCGGACCAGGGTCTCGATCAGCCGGTGGTTGTCCCGCTGGTGCAGACCGATGGACGGCTCGTCGAGGACGTAGAGGACGCCGACGAGTCCGGAACCGATCTGGGTGGCGAGCCGGATGCGCTGGGCCTCGCCGCCGGACAGGGTGCCGGCCGCGCGGTTGAGCGAGAGGTAGTCCAGGCCGACGTCGACCAGGAACCGCAGCCGCTCGTTGACCTCCTTCAGCACGCGCTCGGCGATCTTCTTGTCGCGGGCGCTCAGCTTCAGCTCACCGAGGAAGTCCGCGCAGTCGCTGATGGACATGGCGGAGACCTCGGCGATGGACTTCCCCATGACCGTGACGGCGAGGACGATCGGCTTCAGCCGGGTGCCCTGGCACGAGGGGCACGGCACCTCGCGCATATACCCCTCGAAGCGCTCACGGCTCGCGTCGCTCTCCGCCTCGCTGTGCCGGCGCTTCACGAAGGGGACGGCGCCTTCGAACGGCGTCGTGTAGACGCGCTCGCGGCCGTACCGGTTGCGGTACCGCACCTCGATCTGCGTCTTGTGGCCGTACAGCAGGGCCTTCTTGGCGCGCTGCGGCAGACCGGCGAACGGGATGTCCGTCCGGAAGCCGAGGGCGTCCGCGAGGGCGCCGATCAGCCGGCCGAAGTAGTCCTTGGTGTGCCCGTGCGACCAGGGGTGGATGGCGCCCTCGTCGAGGGACTTGTCCTCGTCGGGGACGATCAGCTCGGGGTCGACCTCCATGCGCGTGCCGATGCCCGTGCACTCGGGGCAGGCGCCGAACGGCGAGTTGAAGGAGAAGGAGCGGGGCTCCAGCTCCTCGAAGGAGAGGTCGTCGTACGGGCAGTACAGGTGCTCCGAGAACATGCGCTCGCGCTCGGGGTCGTCCTCGGGAAGGTCGACGAAGTCGAGCACGACCATGCCGCCGGACAGGCCGAGGGCGGTCTCGACGGAGTCGGTGAGGCGGCGCTTGGCGGAGTCCTTCACCGTGAGGCGGTCGACGACCACCTCGATGGTGTGCTTCTCCTGCTTCTTCAGCGTGGGCGGGCTGGACAGCTGGATCGTCTCGCCGTCCACGCGTGCGCGTGAGTAGCCCTTGGTCTGCAGGTCGGAGAAGAGGTCGACGAACTCGCCCTTGCGCTCGCGGACGAGCGGCGACAGGACCTGGAAGCGGCTGCCCTCCGGCAGCTCCAGGACCCGGTCGACGATGGCCTGCGGCGACTGGCGCGTGATGGGGCGGCCGCACTCGGGACAGTGCGGCTTGCCGATGCGCGCGAAGAGCAGACGCAGGTAGTCGTAGACCTCGGTGATGGTGCCGACCGTGGAGCGCGGGTTGCGCGAGGTCGACTTCTGGTCGATGGAGACCGCCGGGGACAGACCCTCGATGAAGTCGACGTCCGGCTTGTCCATCTGCCCGAGGAACTGCCGGGCGTAGGACGACAGCGACTCGACGTAGCGTCGCTGCCCCTCGGCGAAGATGGTGTCGAAGGCCAGCGAGGACTTGCCCGACCCCGACAGGCCCGTGAAGACGATGAGCGAGTCGCGCGGCAGGTCGAGCGAGACATTCTTCAGGTTGTGCTCGCGCGCGCCACGGACGATGAGACGGTCGGCCACGCCGGTCCGCACCTTTCTTGAGAGAAGTGACAGGGGCGAGGCCCCCGTCATTTCCAGACTAGGGGGAGCCACTGACAACGCCGGTCGGATTCCGTGAGGGACAACAATCCCGGGCCATCCAGCATGCCCGACGCCGTGATCGAGCCTATAGCACGCGCATTCGATTTAAGGGCGTTGTTCACCACCTTCACCCAAAGGTGTGGTGGAGCTAATGTCAGGCCCATGATTGATCACGCTCGTGACCTGGAGTCCGTACGCGAGGCGACCGAACGGCTGCTCACCGCAGTCGGCAAGCTGGACAACGCCTCTGTGACCGAGCCGTCACGGCTTCCCGGCTGGAGCCGCGGTCATGTCCTCGCGCACCTCGCCCGTAACGTGGACGCTTTGGTGAACGTTCTCGAGGGCCGTCCCATGTACGCCTCCGCCGCGGCCCGCGACGCCGACATCGAGCGGGATGCCTCCCGCCCCCTGGACATCCAGGTCACCGACGTCCGGCAGAGCGCCGACCGCTTCCAGCAGGCCGCGGCCGTGCCCGCCGACTGGTCGCGCACGGTGGAGCTGCGCAACGGTGTGACGGACGCCGCCGCCCGCATCCCTTTCCGGCGCTGGATCGAGGTGGAGCTGCACCACGTCGACCTGGGCATCGGGTACGAGCTCGAGGACCTGCCCGCCGAGTTCGTGGAGCGCGAGACGGACTTCCTCGCGGAGCGCTTCGCCGGCAACCCGGACGTCGAGCCGGTCCGGCTGACGGACGGCACGCGCGTGTGGCGCACGGGCCGGGACGCGGACGAGCCGGCGATCACCGTCCGGGGCATCGGACCCGACCTGCTCGGCTGGCTCGCCGGCCGCCGTACTGGCTCCGCGCTGACCGTCGAGGGCGGCACCCTGCCGTCGCTGCCGCCGCTCTAAGGGCTGTCCCGGCGTCCGGGACGGCCGCTTGTCAGCGTCGCGCTATAGGCTGCCGCCATGACGTACAGCGGACAGGTGACGGTCGGTGGCCCCGCCGACGTGCACGAGCTCAAGGACCTGATGATCACCAAGATCGCGGTCGGCCCGATGGACAACAACGCCTATCTGCTGCGCTGCCGGGCCACGGACGAGCAACTGCTGATCGACGCCGCCAACGACGCGGACACCCTGCTGGGCACGATCGGTGACGACGGCATCGCGTCCGTCGTCACCACCCACCAGCACGGCGACCACTGGCAGGCCCTCGCCGCCGTCGTGGAGGCCACCGGCGCGCGCACCTACGCCGGACGCGAGGACGCCGACGGCATCCCGGTCCCGACCGACGTGCTCATGGACGACGGCGACGTCATCCGGGTGGGGCGCGTGGAGCTCACCGCGCGCCATCTGGTCGGGCACACACCGGGTTCGATCGCCCTCGTCTACGACGACCCGCACGGGCATCCGCATGTGTTCACCGGAGACTGCCTCTTCCCGGGCGGTGTGGGCAACACCCGTAAGGATCCCGAGGCGTTCGCCCGCCTGATCCACGACGTCGAGACCAAGATCTTCGACGTGCTGCCCGACGAGACCTGGGTCTACCCCGGGCACGGCGACGACACCACGCTGGGCGCCGAGCGCCCGCATCTGCCGGAGTGGCGCGCCCGCGGCTGGTGAGGCCGTTCCTGTACGGGGCGCGCCATAGAGCCCGGCGTACGCGCCCCGTGTGAACGCCGCGCACGCGGTGGGGCCACGCGTGCGCTCCCGGCGTGCGACGGCGCGCGGTGCACTGGTGGTGCCCCGCGCAGGATGACGGCTCCTGAGCGGTACGGGCCGCCGGTCTTCCCATCCCCGCCCTCGGCCGGCGGCCCCGGCGAGCCGCCCGGTCAGGTGTCCGCGCGGCCCGACCCGGCCAGCGCCGCGACCCGCTCCACCCCGAACGCGTAGCCCTGCACACCGCACCCCGCGATGACCCCGTCGGCCCGCAGGGAGACGTAGGAGTGGTGCCGGAACGACTCGCGCCGGTGGATGTTGGAGATGTGGACCTCCAGCACGGGCAGCCCGTCGCAGGTGTTGAGGGCGTCCAGGATCGCCACGGAGGTGTGCGAGTAGGCGCCCGGGTTGATCACGATGCCGCAGTGGCCGAGCCGTGCCTCGTGGATCCAGTCGACCAACTCGCCCTCGTGGTTGGACTGGCGGAAGTCGACGGTGCCGCCGTGGGCGGCCGCCGTCCTGGCACACAGTGCCTCCACGTCCGCGAGGGTCTCGGAGCCGTAGATCTCCGGCTGCCGCTGCCCGAGCAGGTTCAGGTTGGGGCCGTTCAAGATCATGACGGGGGCGTCGGCGAGGGTGCGGGGCACGGTTCCTCCGGTCCGTTCGGGGTCGCGCGGTGCGGGAACCACCGCTGCTCGGACCCCGGTTTATCACGGTGCGGTCGGCTCTCCCGGCCGCCTACTCTCTGGGCATGACCATGATCTCCTATCCGCCCAAGCCCTCCCCCGGTGACCGTGTCGCCGTCATCTCGCCCGGCGCCGGGCTGCCCGGGCTCTTCCCTCAGCCGTTCGAGCTGGGCCTGAAGCGGCTGCGTGAGGACTTCGGGCTCGAACCGGTCGAGTATCCGGCGACCCGAACGATGGGGTCGACGCCTCAGCAGCGGGCGGACGACATCCACGCCGCCTTCGTCGATCCGGACATCAAAGCGGTCATCGCGTCCATCGGCGGCGACGACCAGATCACCGTGCTGCCGTATCTGGACCGGGAGTTGATCCGGGCGAACCCGAAGCCGTTCTTCGGGATGAGCGACAACACGAACCTGCTGATGTTCCTGCGCAACACCGGCATCGTCGCGTACCACGGGGGCAGCGTGATGGTCGAGCTCGGCCGCCCCGGCGCCATGAACCCACAGACCGCCGACTCCCTGCGGGCCGCGCTCTTCACCTCCGGCGAGTACACCCTGAGCCCCGCCGAACGCTGGAACGACATCAACCGCGACTGGGCCGATCCCGCGACCTTCGACTCGGAGGCGGAGCTGCGGCCCGCCGATCCCTGGAGCTGGGTCAACGCCGACCGCGTCGTGGAGGGCCGCACCTGGGGCGGCTGTCTGGAGATCCTCGGCTGGCTGCTGATGGCGGACCGCGAGATCGCCCACGACCTCACCGAGTACGACGGCGGCGTCCTGCTGCTGGAGACGAGCGAGGAGATGCCCAGCGGCGAGGAGGTCTTCCGCACCCTGCGGAACATGGGCGAGCGCGGGCTGCTCCAGCGGTTCTCCGCGCTGCTCATGGGCCGGGCGAAGACATGGTCCTTCGAGCGCCCCACCTCCCCGGAGGAGGCCGCCGAGTACGCCGCCGAGCAGCGCGCGGCCGTCGAGCGCGCGATGAAGGCGTACGCCCCCGACACGATGATCGTCTTCGACGTCGACTTCGGCCACACCGATCCGCAGCTGGTGATCCCGTACGGCGGCGCGGTGCGCGTCGACGGTCCCGCCCGGCGCATCACGGTCACGTACTGACCGACCCCCACGCGCCCGCACGCCCCCGTAACCAGCGATCACGCTGGGTAGTTGACCGGGCATGCGCGATGTACGCACCGTAAGGGCGCCTTCCATGCTGCGGCTCGCGGGCGCGTCGCTCGCCGGGACGGCCATCGAGTTCTACGACTTCTTCGTCTACGGCACCGCGGCGGCCCTGGTGCTGGGGCCGTTGTTCTTTCCCACGTTCTCGCCGGTGGCGGGGACGCTGGCCGCCTTCGCCACGTTCGGCGTGGGCTTCGTGGCGCGGCCGCTGGGGTCGGTGCTGTTCGGGCACATCGGGGACCGGCGCGGCCGGCGGCCGGTCCTCGTCGCCTCGCTGCTGCTGACCGGCGCCTCCACGGTCGCGGTCGGCTGTGTCCCGACGTACGGGTCGATCGGCGTGGCCGCGCCCCTGCTTCTGCTCGTGCTGCGCTTTCTGCAGGGGCTGGGGCTCGGCGGCGAGTGGGGCGGGGCCGTCCTGCTGACCGTGGAGCACGCGCCGGCCCATCGGCGGGCGCTGTGGTCGAGTTTCCCGCAGGTCGGTCCGGCGCTGGGCTTCCTGCTGGCCAACGGCGTGGTGCTGGGCCTGTCGGCCGGGCTGTCCGAGGAGCAGTTCGCGGCGTGGGGCTGGCGGGTGCCGTTCTGGGCCGCCGGGGTGCTCGCGGTGGCGGGGCTGTGGCTGCGGTCGTCGCTCGCGGAGAGTCCGCGGTTCCTGGAGATCGACGACCACGCGCGGGTGCCGCTCGTCGAGGTGGTGCGCGACCACTGGCGGCTTCTGCTGTTGACGGCCGGGGCGCTGTCGGTCGGGTACGCGATCTTCTACGCGGTCTCGACCTGGTCGCTCGCCTACGGCACGGAACGGCTCGGGGTGAGCCGTACCGTCATGCTGACGTGTGTGATGGGCGCGGTGGTGGTCAAGGGCGCGCTCACCCCGGTGATGGCGCTGCTCGGCGACCGGTACGGGCGGCGGCCGCTGTGCCTGACGGGATGCGCCGCGGCCGCGCTGTGGATGCTGCCGATGGTCGCGCTGCTCGCGACGGGCCGGCCCCTGCCGATGTTCCTGGGCCTGACCGGCGCGCTGATCGCGTTCATCACCATGTTCGCGGTGATCGCCGCGTATCTGCCGGAGCTGTACGAGCCCCGGGTGCGCTGCACGGGTGCGGCGGTCGGCTACAACCTCGGCGGGGTCCTCGGCGGCGCGCTCACCCCGATCGTGGCGACCGCGCTCGCCGGGCAGGGCGGGAGGGTGCCCTGGGGTGTGGGCGTGTATCTGACGGGGATCGCGCTGCTCAGCCTGGGCTGCTTCTTGCTGCTCCCGGAGACCCGCCCGGTGGCGGCGGTGACGCCGGCGGCCGAGCCCGCCACCGGATGACCGGACCCCGTGATGCCGTGCCGCCGGCGCGGGCTCACGGGTTGATCGCGAGCTCCAGATACGCAGCGAACAGCACGAGGTGGACACCGCCCTGGAGCGGTGTCGCCCGCCCGGGGACGACCGTCAGCGAACTCACCACCACCGTCAGGGCCAGCAGCACCATATGGGTGGGGCCGAGTCCCAGGACGAGCGGGCCGGACAGCCAGAGGGAGGCCAGCGCCACCGCGGGGATGGTGAGGCCGATGCTGGCCATCGCCGAGCCGAGCGCCAGGTTCAGGCTGGTCTGTACGCGGTCCCGGCGGGCGGCGCGCAGGGCGGCGATCGTCTCGGGGAGCAGCACCAGCAGGGCGATGATCACACCGACGACGGCGTGGTGCAGTCCGGCCGCCTGCACGCCGGACTCGATGGTGGGTGACACTCCCTTGGCCAGGCCGACCACACCGACCAGGGCGAGGCCGAGCAGGCCGAGGCTCATGAGCGCGGCGCGCTTCGAGGGCGCGTCGGCGTGCGCGTCGGAGGTGATGACCTCGCCCTTGCGGCTGACCGGCAGGAAGTAGTCGCGGTGCCGCACGGTCTGGGTCGTCACGAACAGGCCGTAGAGGATCAGCGAGGAGACCGCGGCGAACGACAGCTGCACCGTGGAGAACTCGGCCCCGGGCTTGCTCGTGGTGAAGGTGGGCAGCACCAGGCTGAGGGTGGCGAGTGTGGCGACGGTCGCCAGGGCGGCGCCGGTGCCCTCGGGGTTGAAGACCGCCGTACGGTGCCGCAGGGAGGCGACCAGGAGGCACAGGCCGACGATGCCGTTGCAGGTGATCATCACGGCCGCGAAGACGGTGTCCCGGGCCAGGGTGGCGCTCTTGTCGCCGCCGTCGAGCATCAGGGTCACGATGAGGGCGACCTCGATGATCGTGACGGCGACGGCGAGGACGAGGGAGCCGAAGGGTTCACCCACCCGGTGGGCGACCACCTCGGCGTGGTGGACGGCGGCGAGGACGGCTCCGGCGAGGACCAGCGTGACCACCGCGACGACCGCGCCGGGCAGGTCCCGGCCCCAGGTGAGGACCAGCAGCACGGCCGCGAGGACCGGCACGGCGGTCGTCCACCGGGCAGCGAGCGGTCTCAGCCGATCGATCATGGAGCGATCGTCGCAAAGGCTCTTCGGGTTCGCATCGTCTGCGGAGTGCTCGGGCGGTGCCGCGGCACCCTCGTCGGCCGGGGGGCTCGTGTGTCGGGTGTCGTGGTGCGGGATCGGTCATCTCCTGTAGGTCGCGGTCCTGGTCGGAGCCGACCGCCCGGCGGGCGGTCGGCCATGCACGGGGAGTGGTGCCCGGCGGTGAGCCGGACACCACTCCCGCTGTCGTCCTCGACGTGCTGCCGCGGTGGGCGCTCAGACGTCGACGCTGTCCTTGGGAGTGCCCTCGCTGTCCTGGCGCACCGCCTCGGCCTCCGCCTGCTTCTTCGAGGCCCTGAGGCTGGTGAGGGTGGTGACGATCAGGACGGAGCAGATCACGCCGAGCGAGACCGGGATGCTGATCTCGGGGACGTGGACCCCCGACTCGTGCAGGGCGTGCAGCACCAGCTTCACGCCGATGAAGCCGAGGATGATCGACAGGCCGTAGCTCAGGTGGACCAGCTTGCGCAGCAGGCCGCCGATGAGGAAGTACAGCTGCCGCAGACCCATCAGCGCGAAGGCGTTCGCGGTGAAGACGATGTACGGGTCCTGCGTCAGGCCGAAGATCGCCGGGATGGAGTCCAGGGCGAAGAGCACGTCCGTCGTGCCGATCGCGAGCATCACGACCAGCATCGGGGTCATGACCCGCTTGCCGTTCTCCCGGATCCACAGCTTGGTGCCGTGGTAGCGGTCGGCGACACCGAACCTGCGCTCGGCGGCCTTGAGCAGCTTGTTCTCCTCGAACTCCTCGTCCTCCTGGCCGGATCGGGCCTCCTGGATGAGCTTCCAGGCCGTCCAGATGAGGAAGGCGCCGAAGAGGTAGAACACCCACGAGAAGCTGGCGAGGATGGCGGCGCCCGCGGCGATGAAGATGGCCCGCAGCACCAGGG containing:
- a CDS encoding TerC family protein, whose amino-acid sequence is MEVSTTLWVLTIVGLAALIAVDFFIGRKPHDVSIKEAGIWTVVWIALAGLFGLGLLIFGGGQAGGEFFAGFITEKSLSVDNLFVFVLIMAKFAVPSQYQQRVLLVGVLIALVLRAIFIAAGAAILASFSWVFYLFGAFLIWTAWKLIQEARSGQEDEEFEENKLLKAAERRFGVADRYHGTKLWIRENGKRVMTPMLVVMLAIGTTDVLFALDSIPAIFGLTQDPYIVFTANAFALMGLRQLYFLIGGLLRKLVHLSYGLSIILGFIGVKLVLHALHESGVHVPEISIPVSLGVICSVLIVTTLTSLRASKKQAEAEAVRQDSEGTPKDSVDV
- a CDS encoding MFS transporter is translated as MLRLAGASLAGTAIEFYDFFVYGTAAALVLGPLFFPTFSPVAGTLAAFATFGVGFVARPLGSVLFGHIGDRRGRRPVLVASLLLTGASTVAVGCVPTYGSIGVAAPLLLLVLRFLQGLGLGGEWGGAVLLTVEHAPAHRRALWSSFPQVGPALGFLLANGVVLGLSAGLSEEQFAAWGWRVPFWAAGVLAVAGLWLRSSLAESPRFLEIDDHARVPLVEVVRDHWRLLLLTAGALSVGYAIFYAVSTWSLAYGTERLGVSRTVMLTCVMGAVVVKGALTPVMALLGDRYGRRPLCLTGCAAAALWMLPMVALLATGRPLPMFLGLTGALIAFITMFAVIAAYLPELYEPRVRCTGAAVGYNLGGVLGGALTPIVATALAGQGGRVPWGVGVYLTGIALLSLGCFLLLPETRPVAAVTPAAEPATG
- a CDS encoding calcium:proton antiporter, producing the protein MIDRLRPLAARWTTAVPVLAAVLLVLTWGRDLPGAVVAVVTLVLAGAVLAAVHHAEVVAHRVGEPFGSLVLAVAVTIIEVALIVTLMLDGGDKSATLARDTVFAAVMITCNGIVGLCLLVASLRHRTAVFNPEGTGAALATVATLATLSLVLPTFTTSKPGAEFSTVQLSFAAVSSLILYGLFVTTQTVRHRDYFLPVSRKGEVITSDAHADAPSKRAALMSLGLLGLALVGVVGLAKGVSPTIESGVQAAGLHHAVVGVIIALLVLLPETIAALRAARRDRVQTSLNLALGSAMASIGLTIPAVALASLWLSGPLVLGLGPTHMVLLALTVVVSSLTVVPGRATPLQGGVHLVLFAAYLELAINP